CCTAGTGAGTAACCCGGCGAAGTTCCTATAGCAATTGAATTGAGGTCCAACATGCCAATTGAATTAGAAGGGAATGAAGGAGTTATCAATCTCATTTCCCGAGGCCAACGAAGAAATGAGCCACCTACTTGGTATCGTTCTAAAATCAGGAAATTTGCAATCCTCAGCTCACGCAATATCACTCCCAGACCTATCCCCGCAGCTCCCGCGCCGACAATTATCACATCATGAATATGCTTTTTATTTGGGAACATCTTCAGTAAGTGTGAATTGGAAAAGGCTATTGGGTAGTGAATGATTATTGTTTTAATTGTCGATCATGAGATCGTCCTTGTTAGAATTAGTCGCAATAACCCAACCCGGAAAGGGATCTTCCAGGCTTAGCCATTCGTCCGGGCCGCGTGATAATTCTTCCGTAGTGAGCAGACAACGGTCCAAGGCGGTGATCATTTTCTCAATCGGCATTTTGGAGCCGATAAACACCAGTTCTTGCCGGCAATCGCCGTACGGTTCTTGCCAGTCGTTGGTTAAAATTTCAGCGATGGTATCCTCGTCCGGCCACTCCGTCCAGGGCGCGGCGGCCAGCCATTTCCCTCCTGGCTGCAAACTGCATACTTTGCCAGCGCTAGCCCAAATGGCCGCATATTCCGGGCGAGTGGCCAGCCAGGCAAAACCTTTTGACCGTAAAATCCCCTTCATCAACGGGCCGCGGACGAACTTGTAAAACTTCTTGGGGTCAAACGGCCGCCGCGCGCGATAAACAAAGCTGTTAATTCCATATTCATCGCTCTCGGAAACATGCTCCCCCCGCAGCACTTTTAACCAACCGGGGTTTTGGTTGGCGATTTCGAAATCAAAATGGCCCGTGTTGAGAATGAGATCCAAGGGGACACGCCCATGGCTGGCGAGAAGAATCTTGGCCCGTGGATTAAGCCTGCGCAAGATAGTCTCCAGATAACCCACATCATCAGGCGCCGCCAGATCCGTTTTGTTAACCACGATCACATCGGCGAATTCCACCTGTTCAACCAGCAATTCCACGATGCTGCGGTTGTCATTTTCGTCCAGGCCAATTCCCCGCTCGGCCAATTCGTCGGCGGTACAATATTCATCCAAGAAATTACAAGCGTCCACCACCGTGACCAT
Above is a window of Pirellulales bacterium DNA encoding:
- the zigA gene encoding zinc metallochaperone GTPase ZigA, which translates into the protein MKRLPVTVLSGFLGAGKTTLLNHVFSNRDGMRVAVIVNDMSEVNIDAKLVRGGEAALSRTEERLVEMSNGCICCTLREDLLQEVAALARDGRFDYLLIESTGISEPLPVAETFTFAGEDGQSLGDLAQLDTMVTVVDACNFLDEYCTADELAERGIGLDENDNRSIVELLVEQVEFADVIVVNKTDLAAPDDVGYLETILRRLNPRAKILLASHGRVPLDLILNTGHFDFEIANQNPGWLKVLRGEHVSESDEYGINSFVYRARRPFDPKKFYKFVRGPLMKGILRSKGFAWLATRPEYAAIWASAGKVCSLQPGGKWLAAAPWTEWPDEDTIAEILTNDWQEPYGDCRQELVFIGSKMPIEKMITALDRCLLTTEELSRGPDEWLSLEDPFPGWVIATNSNKDDLMIDN